From Roseovarius sp. EL26, the proteins below share one genomic window:
- a CDS encoding nicotinate-nucleotide adenylyltransferase gives MRFNLPYHSPGQRIGLLGGSFDPPHVGHVHISHEALKRFGLDQVWWLVSPGNPLKARGPAPLEQRLQACRGLLQHPRIHVSDFEAQAGTRYTAQTLAALQKARPKAQFVWLMGADNLTQFDQWQDWRQIMERVPIGVMARPGQRIAAQTSRAARIYDFARLRKRDGQMLGQMQAPAWCFVNVPMMNISSTGLRQSGAWNNV, from the coding sequence ATGAGATTTAATCTGCCATATCACAGCCCTGGTCAGCGGATTGGGCTGCTGGGGGGATCGTTTGATCCACCGCATGTGGGGCATGTGCACATTAGCCACGAGGCGCTTAAACGGTTTGGGCTTGATCAGGTCTGGTGGCTGGTCAGCCCGGGCAATCCGTTGAAAGCACGCGGGCCGGCACCGTTGGAGCAACGGTTGCAGGCCTGTCGTGGTTTGCTGCAACATCCGCGTATTCATGTCAGCGATTTTGAGGCGCAGGCTGGCACGCGTTATACGGCGCAGACCTTGGCGGCCTTGCAAAAGGCGCGACCAAAAGCGCAGTTCGTTTGGCTGATGGGGGCGGATAACCTGACGCAGTTTGATCAATGGCAAGATTGGCGGCAGATCATGGAGCGGGTGCCAATTGGTGTTATGGCCCGCCCAGGACAACGCATTGCAGCGCAAACTTCGCGTGCCGCGCGGATTTATGATTTTGCACGACTTAGAAAGCGCGATGGCCAGATGTTGGGGCAGATGCAAGCCCCGGCGTGGTGTTTTGTGAACGTGCCGATGATGAACATCTCCTCAACCGGTCTGCGGCAAAGTGGGGCGTGGAATAACGTCTAG